The nucleotide sequence TTGGTCAAAGAATTCCATTACTTATCATTTCTCCTTATGCGAAAGAGGGTTACGTTAATAACTACACAATGTCCGGCTACACCATCCTAGGTTTCATCGACTACAACTTCAATTTGCCCTACATCACCACATTGGCAGAGCAGGGAGTCCAAGGTTTATTGCAGAGCTTCAACTTCAACTCTCCCCCTAGGTCTCCTATAATATTAGAGCCCTATAATTGGACTTATCCTATCCCCTTGCAATACCCTGTCCATTATGGTTATATTGCGACTGTACCTAAATATGATGGATATGCAGAGGTCTATTATATGCCAATATTGAACTTCCTATTGCCGTTGAATATAATAGCATTTGCGGTTTTAATCCTCTCTATCAAGTTTAAGAGAGTTTTGCTGAAACCGTCTTTAATAATATTTCTAATTCTGCTGGGGATCTCAGGTTATGTGTACACTGCTAGTCCAATATATCAATTCGTCAGTGAATATTATTTAGCCTCGTCATTTATAGGTTTTGTAATCAGTTCTATTTTATTCATCAAAATGTACAAGAGGTATTTAAGGAGGTGAGACAAAGGGTGACCTTTAATGAAATTTTTTATCAGATAGATAACTTGGTTATCCCAAAAGGATGTGAGGTTATATAGCATCCCGTAAAAATACAGCGTCACCAATAATGGGTAGAGGCATATATATTACTAAGTAATTGAAGTATTTCTTGAATTAAGGTTTCCTCTCACATTTAACTTCGTCTTAATTTCAAGAACTATGAGTACGTGAATATTGTCGTTGCTAAAATTCCATTTTAAATACTTCCTTCTCCTCTTGATATACTGTTAACTCTCTGCTATTCGACTCTAACACTCCATAACACTTATGAAGCTGGGAGCTATCTACTCTCAAGTATTTAGTCTGGAACTGGAAATTATGAAAGGTGTAACAACCTTGAGTCATATGTCCGTTAAAGAAAAGTCTTGGTTTTAGCTCTTCTATCCCCTGATATACTAAGGCACTGCCCTCATCCTCGCTCATTTCCGGATATACTTCTGGGAGGTATGGTGGTTGGTGCATCACCAGTATATCTAATCTATCTACTGCCTTTTTTATCCTGTAGAGTGCATTTCTAAATCGTGTGGGAGAGGTCATAGGAATTCCCTTTTTACTTCCTTCCCCTATTAGTCCATTAATTCCAGCAATTTTCAATCCTCCTACCTCATATACCTTTCCGTCATGCATAACGTAACCTTCGATAAGCGGAAAATTCTCATGATTCCCATAAACGGTAAGTAACTTTTTCACTTTAGACATTATATTTAAGAAGTCATTAGGTGTCATTCCATCATCCCAATCACCAGCTGATATGAGAACCTCTGGCTTAACCCTATCAATAACGTTTAATAACCATTCTACCGCAACGGACTCATTATAATTCCTGTAGATTCTGAAAGACTTATGAACATCACTTACTAAAAGAAATCTCATAGTATTAAATACCAGTTTTGCGTTTTAAACTTTTCTTTCTAGAAATAGACTCACAAATACTAGCGTAAACTTGCAATAATCTAATACCCTGATATAAGTGTTCTGTTAACTTTAGTCTTCTACGACGTTTTTGAGCGTTGTTTTGGAGCACTTGAAGTTGGAAGATTTCTTAAAATTTCTTAGCACTTGCTTATAAAACATATAAAAAGACTGAACATTATATTAACTGGTGGGTCACCAGTAACTGGTGGGGGTACATGTTATTCGACTTACATCCTAAGATAGAATTAAGAGAGTTGTTTGGCAGAGGGACAGAGGTAGAATATATTATACAACAGGTGATTTCGAGAAATTGGGTCATAATTAGTGGACAAAGGGGAATAGGAAAGACTAGTGTTATGAAGGTTAGTATAAATGAGTTAAGGAGGAGAAATTCTACTGACGGAATATACTTAAACTTAAGAGGAGTTAAGACACTGAGAGAATTATTATCTCTGCTTATTTCAGAAATAAATAGAAATAAACTTTTCAACATATTCAATGTTAACGTTAACCTAAACTTTGGTCCTTTAGGCGTAGAACTCAAGAGAGGTAGATTGACAGTCCAAAGAGGTTTACTGGAGTTACTCCTGTCAATAAATAGAGATATGGTTATAGGGCTAGACGAGGTTCAGGAACTTTCCCCTGTTAGTAAACCTTTACTAGATGTCTTGGGAAACGTCTTTATGAGTAATCCTAAAGTTAGGTTCATTTTTTCCGGATCCTACGTAGGTTTAGTCAAGGCATTATTAAGTCCTAAGGAAGGGTCACCTCTACTTGGGAGACCGCCAGTCGAGGTTAGATTGAGACCTTTTGACAAAATTACATCAATTAATTTCTTGAAACAGGGTATGATGGAGCTGGGTGTCGACTTCGAGAATAATGAGGCTGAGGAAGTGGTCAATAAACTTGATGGAATAGTAGGTTGGTTGACTTTATTTGGTAATAATTATGCCATAAGAAAGTTGAACTATGAGTATTCATTACAGTCTACCATAGAAGAGGGCAAGAGAATAATGTTAGAGGAGTTAAATCATTTCCTTGAAGGGAGGAATAGAGAGCTATATTTAGCCATATTATCCTCTCTTAAAGTTACCAAGAGATGGAAGGACATAAAGTTCGCTACCTCTGTGAAGTTGAAGAGGAGTATTGATGATAAGGAGTTTAGTTCTGCCCTCGAATCTTTGATTAAATACAATTTCATAGATAAAATTAAGGAAGGTGAATATCAGATAACAGATCCTATTTTAAGAGAAATAGATTTCGACCATGTGGGTAGAACGGTCTAAAATTCGCATAGATATATTTTATTCAAAAGACATTTCCTCAAATCATGTGGAATGAAGAAGGGATGAAATTAATGAGATTATGTACTTATACCCTATATAAACCACATTAGTAGATATAGTATTTAAAAGAGTTTGTTACCATGGGTTTATGCGATCGACGTTCCTCATATCCAAAATACATTGTGTAAAGAATCCAGGATAATAAGGAACATGAGTTTTTAATGATAAAGATACCAGTTCCTTATAGTGTCAGATCATTTTTAAGCAGATTGGTGGAATGAGGACACATTCAGAAATAGTCCATAAATGTAAAAGTTTGACTGCGATCACGTGAGTATAATATTTATTAATCCTACAAATTTATAATTTTGATTATGAAAGTCGATGATATTAAGAAAATACTCGTAGTCGGAGCAGGAACTATGGGTCATGGAATAGCCGAAGTGTTCGCCATAGCTGGATACCATGTGTACCTCTCCGATGTATCGGAAGATATTCTAAATAAAAGCCTTAACAACATAAGATGGAGTTTAAGTAAACTTAAGGAGAAAGACAGGATCAAGGAAACTGTTGATGAAGTACTATCAAGGATTAGACCTGTTGTTGGGTTAAATGAAAGTGTTAGTGATGCCGATTTTGTAGTTGAAGCTTCTCCTGAGATAATAGATCTGAAAAGACAAATATTTTCCACTCTGGATAAACTACTTTCACCTAATACAATTTTAGCCACAAATACAAGTACATTACCAGTTACCAGTATCGCTGAAGCCACATCGAAACCTGAAAGAGTTGTAGCCATGCACTTTTTCAATCCACCAGTTCTCATGGAACTTGTCGAAGTGATGAAAGGGGAAAAGACCAATGATGAAGTAGCTCTGACGACCTATGAATTAGCCAAGAAGATAGGAAAGAAACCAATACTGATAAAGAAAGATGTGCCGGGTTACGTTGTGAATAATATTTTAGGTGCAGTTTCAGGTACAGCCTGTTTGCTAGTGGAAAAAGGACTCGCAGATATCAAGGAAGTAGATGCTGTAACCATGTATAAGTTGGGTTTCCCAATGGGAGTATTCATACTTGCAGACTACAGTGGGCTTGACATAGGATATAACGCATTAAGATCTAGAGAGAAATTGGGTTTAAAGACCAATAGACCTCCCTGTAGTATGGTGGAAGAGAAAGTCAAGAGGGGCGAATTAGGTGTAAAGAGTGGTAAGGGATACTATCAGTACCCTGCACCAGGAAAATATCAAAAGCCCGAAATACCCAAGGAATTAGCGGAGAAATTAAATCCAGCTCTGATTCTTTGCGGAGCAGTTAACGTAGCTTCAAGGATGTACAGAGAAGGGATTGTTACAAAGGAGGAAATAGACTTAGCAGTTAAATTGGGATTGAACTACCCTAAAGGAATATTCGAATACGCTGATGAAATTGGTATAGACGAGATACTCAGCGCAATGAGAACACTAAAAGATATATCATCATCTGATTTTTACGATCCTGATCCTCTACTCCTGGAAATGCAGAAGAGAAACGAACTTGGTAAAAAGACGGGTAAAGGATTTTATGAGTATAAGAAAGCAGAAGAGAAAAAGCTGGACACCATAATCGTGAGGATAGAAGAACCTATAGCAACAATTATTCTGAATAGACCTGAGAGGTTAAATGCAATCAACGGAAGGATGTCTGAGGAGATAACTAACACTCTTTCAACCTTAGCTGAGGATCAACGGGTAAGAGTAGTCATTATTACAGGAAGTGGTAAAGCGTTTTCCGCAGGTGCAGATGTTACAGGTTTCCAACAGTCCGGAAGTCCTGCGTCAAGGGCAATATTCAGAAAGGATCTCTTCAGTACCGTAGCTAAGTTCCCTAAACCAGTTATCGCTGCTATAAATGGGTTTGCCTTAGGTGGAGGACTTGAGTTGGCGATGGCATGTGATATCAGAATAGCTTCCTCTAATGCTGAATTAGGACAGCCTGAAATTAACCTAGCCTTAATTCCAGGTGGAGGAGGAACCCAGAGGTTAACTAGACTAGTTGGTAGAGGTTGGGCTAAATATATTGTATTTTTGGGAGAAAGGATTTCTGCGTCCTTGGCTAGAGAGATAGGGTTAATAGAATTTGTGGTGCCGCCAGAGAAGTTAGAGGAAGAGGCTAAAAGAATAGCGCTTAAAATAGCTGAGAAATCACCCTTAGCACTAGCTGCTGCGAAACTAGCTATAGATTCCACTGAAGAGAGGGAAATATCCACTGGACTTAGCTTAGAATCAACATTATTTGGTCTTCTCTTAACTAGCGAGGACTCTAAAGAAGGAGTGAGAGCGTTTATGGAAAAGAGAAAGCCTCAGTTTAAGGGAGTATAGAAAGGCGATATTGCCATTTTTTATTGAGATATTACAGCAAAGTAAAAGAAGTAAAGGAGCATTTAAGAGGACAAACACTAAGATCGTTTATTACTAACAAGCTAATCTTTAACTCTTTTTTATACAACATTTTGTGGCACACTAACTTCTTATCTTGAGAAATAGAAAGTAAATCAACAACTTTTATTATAAAGATATTTAATAAAATTCATCATTATTCTTCAATATTTTTTAAATATTTAGAATTATATTTATATGAAGTCAAAATAAAAGTAAAATAATGAGTTCAGGCAAACCGTCTGCATTAGATGAGTATGTAGCTAGAATAGATAGACTACCAGTATGGGGTTTATCATATGCTTTACTATGGGCTATAGGAATAGGATATTTCGCCACATTATATGATGCTGTATCAAATTTAGGATTAGCTTTACCTTATATACCGTTTATAAATACTACCCAAGCCTCTATAATCGTCTCCATAGGATTAGCAGCTTACATAATAGGCTCAATAGGTTTAGGACTTGTGGCTGATAGAATAGGAAGGAGACCAGCATTAATAGCCTTATTTGTATTGTTGACAATAGGTAGCTTAGGAATGGCGCTTTCTGTAAATTACCCCATGTTATTTGTGTTCAGGTTTATTGAAGGAGTTGGTACAGGTGCATCATTAAACTTAGCCATGGTCTACATATCTGAGTTCTCTCCAAGCTCTAAACGAGGAAAGTACGGAAACTGGATATTTATATCTGGTTGGATCGCTGTGGGTTTAGGGACTTTATTAGTTGCGTTTATAGTTACTGCTAACGAAACTATAGGATGGAGAATAGCCTTTGGCCTAGCCGCAGTCCTAGGGCTAATATCAACTGTTGTAGTCAGTATCAAAGCTCCTGAAAGTGTAAGAGTCTTAATTAAAAAGGGTAAGTATCAACAAGCCGAAAACTTAGTAGAAGGAATAGAAAGAGTTAGTATGGTAAGAGCTAAAGTTTCGACTCTACCACCTCCTAAGATAGTCTCGTATGAGCAAGAACAAGTAAGTCCTCTGAAGATACTAGGAGAATCTAAATTCCTGAAGAGGCTAATAGGATTGACAGTATTCTGGTTCTTCATATACTTTATCCAATACACTTCAACAGGATTAGGTCCAACATTCGTCAAAGCAGTTGTTGGTTTAACACCGGGGCAGTATGCTGAATACATAAGGTTATTAGGGTTTGTTGCTGTAGGAGCTACAATAATATCTTTTGCGATGCTGGGATTCATTGAGAGGACTGATAGAAGAATATTAACGCAAGTTGGCGCCATAGGTTTTTTGGTAAGTAGTTATGTCACAACATTTCTCATATTGAATAAGGCACTAATACCATGGTTCATTACTTATTTCCTTCTTGAGTTTGTTGTGAATCCTCCTTACCTGGCTGGCTATTTAATGTCCAGCGAATCATTCCCCACTACTGCTAGGTCAACAGGTTTTGCTATAACTGATGGAATAGGTCATTTAGGTGGTGTAATAGGACCACTGCTTCTATTCCCACTGATCTCAATTGTAGGACCGTTGTACGCATGGGTCATATTGGCATTACCGGTTCCATTTGCAGCTGCTCTACTATGGTTCACAGTCCCTAAGACAGTAGGAGTAAGATTAGAGGAAGTTAATGAAGCAATGAGACAAAGAGGTGCGAAAACCAGTAGTTGAACGAATTCGTTGAGTCTTTCAGGAGAAAGATATTAAAAATCATTTTATTTTTTGTTCTAGTCCCTTCCGTTAATATGGAAAACTATTTTTATATAATGAGGGAAGCCTAGCCCTTTATGGCGTGGAAGAAGCCATACCGATATAGATGTCCTAAAAAGGAAATTTTGGTTGTAAAAATTCTTTTATCCTAAAACCGAATATAGGAAGGGGATTTTATGAAAGCGTCTAAGTCTTTGCTCGAACTTCTAGATAAGTATAATGTTAAACACGTATTTGGTCTTGTAGGAGAGACCTCATTCCCTCTATATGATGCATTTAATGATTATCCAAATATCACCCATGTGTTTGCCCGAGATGAGAGAAATGCAGTAATAATGGCTGATGCATATGCTAGATTCTCCTATAAACCTGGAATTGTTGAGGTTCCAAATGTAGGGGCACCATATACACTTCCGGGATTGGCTGAGGCTAACATTTCAGGAATCCCGATCATCATGTTCGTTAGTGATATTCCAACCTATGTCGAAAAAAGAAACATGTTAACTGAACACGATAATTCTTACCTCAACAAGCTATCAAAGGAATTTCTTTCTGTAAACGATCCCTCCCAATTACCTAGAGTCGTAAGAAGGGCATTTAGAGTTGCCACGACAGGAAGGACAGGACCCGTGGTAGTTAAAATACCTATGAATATATATGATGGGGAAGTGAGTGATGAGGAGGTATATTCCCAACCTGAATTTTCGGTCTATCCCTCCCTCAGATTTATGCCTGACCCAGAAAGGATCACTGAGGCATTAAAAATACTCTACTCTGCTAAAAATCCTGTAATAGTATGCGGTCAGGGAGTCCTATTATCAAATGCAAGTGAAGAAGTAGTCAAATTAGCAGAGGCTTTGTCAATACCAGTAGCCACAACCATAACCGGAAAAGGCTCTTTTCCTGAAACACACCCCCTCTCTATAGGCGTAATAGGAGCCAGAGGAGGCACAAGATTTTCTAATAAAATTCTAGCTGAAGCTGATGTAGTATTCCTGATAGGAACAAATACTGACTCGGCTAACACATGGGACTGGAGGTTACCTAGTAGTAAATCAACAATTATACAATTGGATGTTAGCGAGAGAGAACTGGGTAATAATTACAAGGTTATCCCACTTTTAGGCGATGCAAAGCTCACGCTGAAGGAAATGATTAGAATGATAAGAGAAGTTAAGAGAAATCAGTCCATTAGTGAGATTGAAAGGGAGAAAAGAGGTTTTGAGCAGTTTGTGGAGTCCCTTGCTAATGAAAAAACAGAGCTTACAAACCCTGTAAGATTCATGAAGATACTGTCGGAGTTTGTTGATGAAAAAACATTTCTGGTAGTGGATCCAGGGACAGGAGCGATCTTTAGTTCAGCATACCTTAAGTTAAAGTTGGCTGGAAGGAGAATAATGTATAATTACTCCATGGGCGGGTTAGGTTATGCATTGCCTGCTTTAATAGGTGCTTACTTTGCGACGGGTGGTAGGATACTCTCAATTACCACTGATGGGAACCTATTCTTCAATCTTGGAGAGCTTGAAACTGTTAAAAGGCTTAACGTTAATGCTAAGATTTTCGTATTCAATAATAAGTCATTTGGATGGATAAGAGCTGCTATGTTAAGTAAATATGGAAGAGTACTTTCTGGGACTGAAATCAGTGAAATTGACTACTCAAAACTGGCGTCTTCATTTGGAATAGACTACCTCCGTATAGAGAAGAGTGAAGAAATAGAGAGCGTGACCAAAGAAGCATTGGTTGATGATTCTCCTAAGTTTATCGAGGTTCTAGTAAAAAGTGAAGATAAGGTAATTCCTCCAGTACCTGATTGGAGGGAAATTAAGGATGGTAAATTTATGGGTTAAATAGTTTTTAAATCTACACATTAAGTATTTGTAAAAATTTAATCATGAGTTAGTAACGGTTTTACTCCTTTTTGATAGAATATTGTGGTTAATTATCACATCCAAAATCCCAGGTCTAAGAGTGAAATCTTATCTTAATATATGCAAGACTTCATAATCAGGGACTCCTTCTATACTATTAATCAATTATAGCTAATGTTAAATGAAATGAACACATTCTTATATAATTCCTTTTCCTAAGAATAATTTATGTTATCAAGGTCAATTAACATAGCTTTCGTCCTTTTATCCATAATAGGCATAATTTTATCCTCTTATTTAACTTACGAGACCTTGACTGCAACTTTCAATACAGGCTATTGTAACATAAATAGCTATGTAAACTGTGGGACTGTAGCCTCAAGTCCTTATTCTAGGTTCTTCGGAATTCCCGTGGCAATACTAGGACTGGCATGGTTCGCATTAATGCTAGGATTGTGGATGATAAAGAAAGAGGTTACCATTTACCCTTGGATAATAGGAGTTATGTTTGTGGGATATTTAATTTACACTGAAGTGGAGTTAATTCATGCGATTTGCATATACTGTACTACCGCGCATATAATAGCTCTAGTGATGGGATATTTTGTACTAAAGGTGTCTAGATTATAGAAAGATAAATTTTTACATCTCAACCAAAATGTTTTTCACATCTGCTAACTGCAGTTACACATACCCATTTACAGTTAACTTTTCTACTACCTTACCCCATATACCAGACTTTACATAAACCAGTATTACGTATGCGATAATATTCGTGAAGGAGAGTATTTCACTTCCCAGGTAGAGACTTAAAGAACCAATAATAGCTTCCGCTGTACCTAAAACAGGGAGTATTAACATTATCATCATCCTAGAAATTGTGAGAAAGGCTTCCTGATTTGCATAGTCAACACCAATATCCTTAGTTTGAGGTACACCAGAGTAGGTGAATAAAAGCCATGATAGTGGGCATATTAGGAACGGATATGAGAGAGTTACAAAAAACAATGACATATCATGCAACAGGGCTAAAGATACTAGGAAAGGTGATAGTGATATGAAGGACATAATTACCCTAATCAGCATCCTATATCTTATATAGCTAACGAAGTCCAAATTCACAAAATTTATCCATAGTCTTTCAGACTCTATGGAAAATCCCACATATACAGAATAATTAATGTATCCCAAGATGGATAGTATCAGCAACCACACAAAGTTGTGACCAAAAAACCACGCTAATAAACCCAGTAGGAGAGAAGGAGGTATAATCACATACAATACGTTCCTAAATCCTGCCCTTGCTCCGATAATCGAGTGAACAGAAGTGTAAAACATTAGTTTTACGATATTTTTTGGTAATTCCTTATTGACTTTTACCTCGTCGTTTGACAATTCATACCTGTCACCTCCATAAGCATTTTGGTAAATTTCATTTGATGCATGAATGCAGAATAGAGTACTTATGGCAAGTGAGAGGGCTAAGACTATTGAGCCTAATACGCTCCCCTGAATAATCCAAATGATTGGGTTAAGAGGAGGAAATAATAACGCTGAAACTATAATGTATGCTGATATTACTAAAACTATCACCAGTCTTTTAAGTGTTGTAATGGACTTTAAGGACACAATAAGTATTGATAATGAAGTAGTAAACATTACTAAATCAAGAATATTTATAGCATTAAGAAATTTGGAGTATGTGATAACGAATGAGATTAAAAGGATTACCATGTAAATAGAATCTGCAATTCCAGCCATAAGTAGAAGATACTGTGGTCTCTCCTGAGTAGTTAATAGAAAATCTATATTACTTTTAATTTCCATTTGAAATAAACCCCTTATGATAGAGAACGTTAACACTAGAAAAGATATCATGATGACAGTAATCTGTCCGTAATCAACAGGAAACACTTTAAAAGAGTTGTAAGGATTGTCAGTAATTACTCGAGATATCAAAGCTATCAAATTTACAAGAATTAGGAATATGAATACACTTATGTTATATCTCTCCTTTAGACTATAATAGAACATTTTCAAAACTCTGGCTCT is from Sulfolobus acidocaldarius DSM 639 and encodes:
- a CDS encoding vitamin K epoxide reductase family protein, with the translated sequence MLSRSINIAFVLLSIIGIILSSYLTYETLTATFNTGYCNINSYVNCGTVASSPYSRFFGIPVAILGLAWFALMLGLWMIKKEVTIYPWIIGVMFVGYLIYTEVELIHAICIYCTTAHIIALVMGYFVLKVSRL
- a CDS encoding 3-hydroxyacyl-CoA dehydrogenase/enoyl-CoA hydratase family protein, with amino-acid sequence MKVDDIKKILVVGAGTMGHGIAEVFAIAGYHVYLSDVSEDILNKSLNNIRWSLSKLKEKDRIKETVDEVLSRIRPVVGLNESVSDADFVVEASPEIIDLKRQIFSTLDKLLSPNTILATNTSTLPVTSIAEATSKPERVVAMHFFNPPVLMELVEVMKGEKTNDEVALTTYELAKKIGKKPILIKKDVPGYVVNNILGAVSGTACLLVEKGLADIKEVDAVTMYKLGFPMGVFILADYSGLDIGYNALRSREKLGLKTNRPPCSMVEEKVKRGELGVKSGKGYYQYPAPGKYQKPEIPKELAEKLNPALILCGAVNVASRMYREGIVTKEEIDLAVKLGLNYPKGIFEYADEIGIDEILSAMRTLKDISSSDFYDPDPLLLEMQKRNELGKKTGKGFYEYKKAEEKKLDTIIVRIEEPIATIILNRPERLNAINGRMSEEITNTLSTLAEDQRVRVVIITGSGKAFSAGADVTGFQQSGSPASRAIFRKDLFSTVAKFPKPVIAAINGFALGGGLELAMACDIRIASSNAELGQPEINLALIPGGGGTQRLTRLVGRGWAKYIVFLGERISASLAREIGLIEFVVPPEKLEEEAKRIALKIAEKSPLALAAAKLAIDSTEEREISTGLSLESTLFGLLLTSEDSKEGVRAFMEKRKPQFKGV
- a CDS encoding metallophosphoesterase family protein; its protein translation is MRFLLVSDVHKSFRIYRNYNESVAVEWLLNVIDRVKPEVLISAGDWDDGMTPNDFLNIMSKVKKLLTVYGNHENFPLIEGYVMHDGKVYEVGGLKIAGINGLIGEGSKKGIPMTSPTRFRNALYRIKKAVDRLDILVMHQPPYLPEVYPEMSEDEGSALVYQGIEELKPRLFFNGHMTQGCYTFHNFQFQTKYLRVDSSQLHKCYGVLESNSRELTVYQEEKEVFKMEF
- a CDS encoding AAA family ATPase, whose protein sequence is MLFDLHPKIELRELFGRGTEVEYIIQQVISRNWVIISGQRGIGKTSVMKVSINELRRRNSTDGIYLNLRGVKTLRELLSLLISEINRNKLFNIFNVNVNLNFGPLGVELKRGRLTVQRGLLELLLSINRDMVIGLDEVQELSPVSKPLLDVLGNVFMSNPKVRFIFSGSYVGLVKALLSPKEGSPLLGRPPVEVRLRPFDKITSINFLKQGMMELGVDFENNEAEEVVNKLDGIVGWLTLFGNNYAIRKLNYEYSLQSTIEEGKRIMLEELNHFLEGRNRELYLAILSSLKVTKRWKDIKFATSVKLKRSIDDKEFSSALESLIKYNFIDKIKEGEYQITDPILREIDFDHVGRTV
- a CDS encoding thiamine pyrophosphate-binding protein, producing MKASKSLLELLDKYNVKHVFGLVGETSFPLYDAFNDYPNITHVFARDERNAVIMADAYARFSYKPGIVEVPNVGAPYTLPGLAEANISGIPIIMFVSDIPTYVEKRNMLTEHDNSYLNKLSKEFLSVNDPSQLPRVVRRAFRVATTGRTGPVVVKIPMNIYDGEVSDEEVYSQPEFSVYPSLRFMPDPERITEALKILYSAKNPVIVCGQGVLLSNASEEVVKLAEALSIPVATTITGKGSFPETHPLSIGVIGARGGTRFSNKILAEADVVFLIGTNTDSANTWDWRLPSSKSTIIQLDVSERELGNNYKVIPLLGDAKLTLKEMIRMIREVKRNQSISEIEREKRGFEQFVESLANEKTELTNPVRFMKILSEFVDEKTFLVVDPGTGAIFSSAYLKLKLAGRRIMYNYSMGGLGYALPALIGAYFATGGRILSITTDGNLFFNLGELETVKRLNVNAKIFVFNNKSFGWIRAAMLSKYGRVLSGTEISEIDYSKLASSFGIDYLRIEKSEEIESVTKEALVDDSPKFIEVLVKSEDKVIPPVPDWREIKDGKFMG
- a CDS encoding MFS transporter, with translation MSSGKPSALDEYVARIDRLPVWGLSYALLWAIGIGYFATLYDAVSNLGLALPYIPFINTTQASIIVSIGLAAYIIGSIGLGLVADRIGRRPALIALFVLLTIGSLGMALSVNYPMLFVFRFIEGVGTGASLNLAMVYISEFSPSSKRGKYGNWIFISGWIAVGLGTLLVAFIVTANETIGWRIAFGLAAVLGLISTVVVSIKAPESVRVLIKKGKYQQAENLVEGIERVSMVRAKVSTLPPPKIVSYEQEQVSPLKILGESKFLKRLIGLTVFWFFIYFIQYTSTGLGPTFVKAVVGLTPGQYAEYIRLLGFVAVGATIISFAMLGFIERTDRRILTQVGAIGFLVSSYVTTFLILNKALIPWFITYFLLEFVVNPPYLAGYLMSSESFPTTARSTGFAITDGIGHLGGVIGPLLLFPLISIVGPLYAWVILALPVPFAAALLWFTVPKTVGVRLEEVNEAMRQRGAKTSS